Proteins from a genomic interval of Candidatus Gracilibacteria bacterium:
- a CDS encoding S-layer homology domain-containing protein, whose protein sequence is MKKIKLYALAVFLLIGIPISVAFAFNDTSGSRNEPAINYLYEKGVIEGYDDGSYKPNYKINRAEFTKILIESKYPGGATGSDCFLDVEGDWYAKYVCYAKQLNIVDGYDDGTFGPANYINLAEALKIVLETYDIQLTQSSESWAWYVTYERTAEDLDLFNYIYSDIDDEINRGEMAQLVYNVEMYLEGENGDDVGDDTNDDGLTFDENTNATFIPNVAILEFDGDDECRYSNGNVRGDCVVEKFYENHDDDYDVIMVIDAGDYEGKYNGESGFNVRRYMPTNVGKVEDCDDTCQEEYPERLRYRQQIGDSWKDSADSIFIHELGHTWGVGWITGSDSIYETCYEDEPWVEYAFENGHWTELFQAGRSGVMAYIMNSVSEGEKTGIPQGILTDNHDGTFTHSFEADPATTRESLTFNYMDLYAMGLMSEEELATKEIYVVMDPIEIGEDLYSGTRYDLTLDDFKNLLLKKEECEGTGSNYYYTGDGSRQLDEYDNGKELAEDFNVAIVLIKYPEQEISMEDAYTICERVNYDWPNSWSIATYGLSTVNMNLTGEDPSPDCAELYSE, encoded by the coding sequence ATGAAAAAAATAAAGTTATATGCGTTGGCCGTTTTTCTATTGATTGGGATCCCTATTTCCGTCGCGTTTGCTTTTAACGATACTTCCGGGAGCAGAAATGAACCAGCCATCAACTATCTCTATGAAAAAGGAGTTATTGAAGGGTATGACGATGGAAGTTATAAACCAAACTATAAAATCAACCGAGCGGAATTTACAAAAATTCTCATCGAATCAAAATATCCGGGGGGAGCAACCGGTTCCGATTGTTTTTTGGACGTGGAAGGGGATTGGTATGCGAAATATGTCTGCTACGCGAAACAACTGAATATCGTGGACGGCTATGACGATGGGACATTCGGCCCGGCTAATTACATCAATTTGGCTGAAGCCCTTAAAATCGTTTTGGAAACGTATGATATTCAATTGACGCAATCTTCTGAGAGTTGGGCTTGGTATGTGACTTATGAAAGAACGGCCGAGGATTTGGATCTGTTTAATTACATCTATAGCGACATTGACGACGAAATCAATCGCGGAGAAATGGCTCAATTGGTTTACAACGTGGAGATGTATTTGGAGGGGGAAAATGGGGATGATGTAGGAGATGATACGAACGACGATGGCTTAACATTTGACGAGAATACGAATGCAACATTCATCCCGAATGTGGCAATATTGGAATTCGATGGAGATGATGAATGCAGATATTCAAACGGTAATGTTCGTGGAGATTGTGTTGTCGAGAAATTTTATGAAAACCACGATGATGATTATGATGTCATCATGGTTATAGATGCGGGTGATTATGAAGGGAAATACAATGGTGAATCTGGTTTTAATGTTCGCAGATATATGCCTACGAATGTAGGTAAAGTAGAAGACTGCGATGATACCTGCCAAGAGGAATATCCAGAACGTTTAAGGTACAGGCAACAAATTGGCGATAGCTGGAAAGATAGTGCTGATAGCATATTTATTCATGAACTTGGACATACTTGGGGGGTTGGTTGGATTACAGGGAGTGATTCAATTTACGAAACATGTTATGAAGATGAACCTTGGGTAGAATATGCTTTTGAAAATGGTCATTGGACAGAATTATTTCAAGCCGGAAGGTCCGGAGTAATGGCTTATATAATGAATTCTGTAAGCGAAGGAGAAAAGACAGGAATTCCACAAGGGATTTTGACGGACAATCATGATGGTACTTTTACTCATTCTTTCGAGGCCGATCCTGCAACAACCAGGGAGTCTCTTACCTTTAATTATATGGATTTATACGCCATGGGTTTGATGAGTGAAGAGGAATTGGCAACAAAAGAAATTTACGTAGTTATGGATCCGATTGAGATAGGAGAGGATCTTTATTCCGGCACAAGATATGATTTGACCTTGGATGATTTCAAAAATCTTCTTCTGAAAAAAGAGGAGTGTGAAGGGACAGGTTCGAATTATTATTACACCGGCGACGGAAGTCGACAGTTGGATGAATATGATAATGGTAAGGAATTGGCGGAAGATTTTAATGTGGCAATCGTTTTAATCAAATATCCCGAACAAGAAATATCGATGGAAGACGCCTACACGATTTGCGAACGCGTAAATTATGACTGGCCTAATTCGTGGAGTATAGCTACCTATGGATTATCCACGGTCAATATGAATTTAACGGGGGAAGATCCTTCCCCGGATTGCGCGGAGCTGTATTCGGAATAA
- a CDS encoding peptidoglycan DD-metalloendopeptidase family protein, with product MAFAQETTTTSTSTATVSSNETSTDDSSNSAMSDYLSTLPSSTIRNAYLLIRLQNYIGQSQQNYNSLEDKMEDTRASIEENRAAIASLKGQVAQLDGMATETQEKITNVEIQIAGKEQDIIETLEALEFNQVQLESQKDALSSYLLLLYFEKNLYYDDLNQAQDIKILFQNDTASKVLQNGTYISFLETQAVEMVSALETAKRKIKQQNYELLVKRNQLNSLKESLNGEYRNLAAELEGKENLLKETENSDEIYRELFASYKEAEDAILNEINLYQTNIDALTDRITVDVLSPDQLAVLNQINSDSGTTFLNSEAADFLQLDWPVSPEMGLTAYFDDQGYIATFGMVHHAMDVRIPQGSVIYAPADGVVYLVNDTAASSDAKTRLGYGYIIIAHEKGVMTLYGHISAALVRQGDFVQRGQMIALTGGTPGTPGAGGQTTGAHLHFEVLQNGVRVDPLEYLPLDEVPFDSLPEKYLSLLQTQLENALEEENVNPADVTEENIEAFEETIQDSLPDIVTDEINQSDFWTQGVK from the coding sequence ATGGCTTTTGCCCAGGAAACGACAACCACTTCAACTTCAACCGCCACAGTGTCCTCCAATGAGACTTCAACGGATGACTCCTCCAACAGTGCCATGAGTGATTATTTGAGCACCCTCCCCTCCTCCACGATTCGAAATGCTTATCTGTTGATTCGTCTCCAAAATTACATCGGCCAATCTCAACAAAACTACAATTCTCTTGAGGATAAAATGGAAGACACCCGCGCATCGATTGAAGAAAATCGAGCCGCCATTGCCTCGTTAAAAGGCCAAGTGGCGCAATTGGACGGCATGGCCACGGAAACGCAAGAAAAAATCACCAATGTTGAAATCCAAATCGCGGGAAAAGAACAAGACATCATCGAAACCTTGGAAGCGCTCGAATTCAATCAAGTTCAATTGGAAAGCCAAAAAGACGCGCTTTCTTCTTATCTTCTCCTGCTTTACTTTGAAAAAAATCTCTATTACGACGATCTGAATCAAGCGCAAGACATCAAAATTCTTTTTCAAAATGATACGGCATCCAAAGTCCTCCAAAACGGGACCTACATCTCGTTCTTGGAAACCCAGGCCGTGGAGATGGTTTCTGCACTTGAAACAGCCAAACGCAAAATCAAACAACAAAACTATGAATTGTTGGTCAAACGAAATCAATTAAATTCTCTCAAAGAGAGTCTCAATGGCGAATACCGCAATCTTGCGGCGGAATTGGAGGGCAAAGAAAATCTTCTCAAAGAAACCGAAAACAGCGATGAAATTTATCGGGAATTATTTGCGTCGTATAAGGAGGCGGAGGATGCGATTTTGAATGAAATCAATCTGTACCAAACCAATATCGACGCGCTCACGGATCGTATCACGGTGGACGTCCTTTCCCCGGATCAGCTTGCGGTTTTAAATCAAATCAATTCGGACAGCGGCACCACGTTTTTAAATTCCGAGGCTGCGGATTTTTTACAACTCGATTGGCCCGTGTCGCCGGAAATGGGACTCACGGCTTATTTTGACGACCAAGGATATATCGCCACGTTTGGAATGGTGCATCATGCCATGGACGTTCGAATCCCGCAGGGGTCTGTGATTTATGCGCCGGCGGATGGGGTGGTTTATTTGGTGAATGATACCGCCGCGTCTTCAGATGCCAAGACGCGCTTGGGTTACGGCTACATTATTATTGCGCATGAAAAAGGAGTGATGACATTGTATGGACATATTTCCGCGGCCTTGGTTCGACAAGGCGATTTTGTACAAAGAGGACAAATGATTGCTTTAACCGGAGGGACTCCCGGCACGCCCGGCGCCGGAGGACAAACCACGGGCGCGCATCTTCATTTTGAAGTGCTTCAAAATGGGGTTCGCGTGGATCCACTCGAATATTTACCGTTGGATGAAGTGCCGTTTGATTCGTTGCCTGAAAAATATTTAAGTCTACTGCAAACACAACTTGAAAATGCGCTTGAAGAAGAAAACGTTAATCCCGCAGATGTCACGGAAGAAAATATCGAAGCGTTTGAAGAAACCATTCAAGACAGTTTGCCGGACATCGTGACGGACGAGATTAATCAGAGCGATTTCTGGACGCAGGGGGTGAAATAG
- the rpmA gene encoding 50S ribosomal protein L27: MAHIKAGGSTKNGRDSQAKRLGVKLFAGETVRAGGIIIRQRGTVYELGENVDFGSDHTIFALKEGKVSFHQKRVTKYDGRVFRKTFVNVN, from the coding sequence ATGGCGCATATTAAAGCAGGAGGTTCTACAAAAAACGGGCGAGACTCTCAGGCGAAACGCCTTGGGGTAAAACTCTTTGCAGGCGAAACCGTCCGAGCGGGCGGGATCATCATTCGACAGCGCGGCACCGTGTACGAACTCGGGGAAAATGTTGATTTCGGATCCGATCACACCATTTTTGCTTTGAAGGAAGGAAAGGTTTCATTTCATCAAAAACGGGTTACGAAATACGACGGACGTGTTTTTAGGAAAACGTTTGTAAACGTGAATTAA
- a CDS encoding bacteriophage holin produces MKLKVHAFAMAVGVYWGVCVMVCTLLAVYTGYLNDMMQLLVGIYPWYQVTVAGAFIGLGIGLVDGFIAGMIFAWLYNLMAKHCCCKGSCCQDICCKDACCEKEGKKEDCCGGKGKKCCGK; encoded by the coding sequence ATGAAATTGAAAGTCCATGCTTTCGCAATGGCTGTCGGGGTTTATTGGGGTGTCTGCGTAATGGTTTGCACCCTGTTGGCCGTTTACACCGGTTATTTGAACGATATGATGCAACTCTTGGTTGGTATTTATCCGTGGTATCAAGTCACGGTGGCTGGCGCATTCATTGGATTGGGAATCGGGTTAGTCGATGGGTTCATCGCAGGTATGATTTTTGCTTGGCTTTATAACCTCATGGCCAAACATTGTTGCTGTAAAGGAAGTTGCTGCCAAGATATATGTTGCAAGGACGCTTGTTGTGAAAAAGAAGGGAAAAAAGAAGATTGTTGCGGAGGAAAGGGGAAGAAATGCTGTGGAAAATAG
- a CDS encoding Fe-Mn family superoxide dismutase has protein sequence MDYAPQDYTSLLGLPGLSENLLKTHFTLYQGYVTNTNKLAMLLAELLAQGKTATPEYAELSRRFGWEFNGMRLHELYFENLTKTPSALVSSSALSAKIARDFGSFENWLADFKAKGTMRGIGWVILFHDKAADRLFNVWINEHDVGHLAGATPLLVMDVFEHAFMVDYGTKRIDYIEVFFKSIDWAKVEARL, from the coding sequence ATGGACTATGCTCCTCAAGATTACACCTCACTCCTTGGCCTTCCTGGCCTGAGTGAAAATTTACTCAAAACTCACTTCACCCTTTATCAAGGGTATGTGACGAACACCAATAAATTGGCGATGCTTTTAGCTGAGCTTTTGGCCCAAGGCAAAACCGCCACCCCCGAATACGCCGAGCTTTCACGCCGATTTGGCTGGGAATTCAATGGCATGCGCTTGCACGAATTGTATTTTGAAAATCTGACCAAGACGCCCTCGGCGCTTGTCTCGTCGTCTGCATTGAGCGCGAAAATCGCGCGTGATTTTGGGTCCTTCGAAAATTGGCTCGCGGATTTTAAAGCCAAAGGCACCATGCGCGGGATCGGCTGGGTGATTTTATTCCATGATAAAGCCGCAGATCGATTGTTCAATGTTTGGATCAACGAACACGATGTCGGGCATTTGGCCGGCGCGACCCCCCTGCTGGTGATGGATGTTTTTGAACACGCGTTCATGGTCGATTACGGCACCAAACGCATCGACTATATTGAGGTGTTTTTCAAAAGCATCGATTGGGCAAAAGTGGAGGCACGGTTGTAA
- a CDS encoding ATP-grasp domain-containing protein, with amino-acid sequence MTKTDSAVKIIDPTSGNNTHGPLHGRTILLVNTGSIKKRFTVQRLKKLGLCVVVLNKEKPAWAQPYVDHWIVSDTFNHNEALQAIQLFISTHPEVKIEGVVTFWEDDVLLTAKIVDRFNLIGIPFNIARRIRNKYLFRDFCAEQGINAPKHHLVRTPEDLDFIKKHFEFPVILKPAYGSSSAFVIKVESKELLETMYQYVRNNISTGFESALADGLDIFVEEFIDGDETDIDILLQNGKVKFVSIADNYNKSKGIFFVDSGQAIPSSLPVKVQEELVETAEEMLEKLGIQNGCIHFEAKYGKKGVYPIEVNMRMGGDYVYSYTKSAWGIDLIEYAVRIAIGDYFKIEPQEAPKKYIIGWDLHPEDSGVLVELDVPEDIKKYKFIEEVQIYKTIGDTIFLPPEGFEHLGWLTVSGENLLDAKDNLDATLKLIDFKVVKFDAASFLGKTERKNRFSSAVLAHKNMAFRARKIEVLKRIGTPQRQLRIGLLCNIYSAPSDRIEICLTEMALEIEKTLKAIGYNVVILNLNDFGAVMDRLKKGDVDLVFNVADRLYNIPENRPHIAGFLDSLQIPYTGSDSLTLSLSADKIRFKKLLTYHEIPTPAWDYLYDPDEEIEDELKYPMIVKPGNTDYSFGISNESVVKNKKELNRQTNLILKKLERPALIEEYIEGDEYEVFILGNNRSNLRVLPLARSIFDDFPKKDWHLYTYGMKWSGEGLANKVHYQLPAKNIPKKLEALITEIALDTYTIFDCHDYGKVEVKVDADGNPYVIELNPNPWLTFNENRGIVAASKLVGIDYGPLLEEIIRMTVEWYKK; translated from the coding sequence ATGACAAAAACAGATTCCGCGGTAAAAATCATCGACCCCACCTCCGGCAATAACACACACGGCCCTTTGCACGGAAGAACGATCTTGTTGGTCAACACCGGGTCCATCAAAAAACGATTCACGGTTCAACGCCTTAAAAAACTCGGCCTTTGCGTGGTGGTTCTCAATAAAGAAAAACCGGCATGGGCTCAGCCTTATGTGGACCATTGGATTGTGTCGGATACTTTCAATCATAATGAAGCGCTTCAAGCCATTCAGCTTTTTATCTCCACTCATCCCGAGGTCAAGATCGAGGGTGTGGTTACTTTTTGGGAAGACGATGTTTTATTGACCGCAAAAATCGTAGATCGATTCAATCTTATCGGAATTCCTTTCAATATTGCGCGACGTATTCGCAATAAATATCTATTCCGCGACTTTTGCGCCGAACAAGGCATCAACGCGCCGAAGCATCACCTCGTTCGCACCCCGGAAGATCTCGATTTTATCAAAAAGCATTTTGAATTTCCCGTGATTCTCAAACCGGCCTACGGGTCCAGCAGCGCGTTTGTCATTAAAGTCGAAAGCAAAGAGCTGCTCGAAACCATGTACCAATATGTGCGCAATAACATTTCTACGGGTTTTGAATCGGCCCTGGCGGACGGGCTTGATATTTTTGTGGAAGAATTCATTGATGGCGATGAAACGGACATCGACATTTTGCTCCAAAACGGAAAAGTGAAATTCGTTTCCATTGCGGACAATTATAATAAAAGCAAAGGCATCTTTTTTGTGGATAGCGGACAGGCTATCCCCTCCAGTTTGCCTGTCAAAGTGCAAGAAGAGCTCGTTGAAACCGCGGAAGAAATGCTTGAAAAGCTTGGCATTCAAAACGGTTGTATCCATTTTGAGGCCAAATATGGGAAAAAAGGCGTTTATCCCATTGAAGTGAACATGAGAATGGGCGGCGATTATGTGTATTCCTACACCAAAAGCGCCTGGGGCATCGACCTCATCGAATACGCGGTGCGTATCGCGATCGGCGATTATTTTAAAATCGAACCGCAGGAAGCCCCCAAAAAATACATCATTGGTTGGGATCTTCATCCCGAAGATTCCGGGGTACTCGTTGAACTCGATGTTCCCGAAGATATTAAAAAATACAAATTCATCGAAGAAGTCCAAATTTATAAAACCATCGGCGACACGATATTTCTCCCGCCGGAAGGATTCGAGCATTTGGGATGGCTCACGGTTTCGGGGGAAAACCTCCTTGATGCCAAGGACAATCTCGATGCCACGCTCAAGCTCATTGATTTTAAGGTGGTCAAATTCGATGCCGCATCATTCCTTGGAAAAACCGAACGGAAAAATCGATTTTCCTCCGCGGTTTTGGCGCATAAAAATATGGCATTCCGCGCACGAAAAATTGAAGTTCTCAAGCGCATTGGAACGCCTCAACGACAGTTGCGCATCGGATTGCTTTGCAATATTTATTCCGCCCCGAGCGATCGCATTGAGATTTGCCTCACTGAAATGGCGCTCGAGATTGAAAAAACGCTCAAAGCCATTGGTTACAATGTGGTGATACTCAACCTGAATGATTTTGGGGCGGTTATGGATCGTCTCAAAAAAGGAGATGTTGACCTTGTTTTTAATGTCGCGGATCGCCTTTATAATATCCCTGAAAATCGTCCTCACATCGCAGGATTTCTCGATTCGCTCCAAATTCCTTACACCGGCTCCGACTCGCTTACTCTTTCGCTTTCAGCCGACAAAATTCGATTTAAAAAACTTCTCACTTATCATGAGATCCCGACCCCGGCGTGGGATTATTTATATGATCCCGATGAAGAAATTGAGGACGAGCTTAAATACCCCATGATTGTTAAACCCGGGAATACGGATTATTCGTTTGGGATTTCCAATGAATCGGTGGTGAAAAATAAAAAAGAACTCAATCGACAAACGAATCTTATTCTTAAAAAACTGGAACGCCCCGCCCTCATCGAGGAATACATCGAAGGCGATGAATATGAAGTTTTTATTTTAGGAAATAACCGGTCCAATCTTAGAGTTCTTCCTCTTGCACGATCCATCTTTGACGATTTCCCGAAAAAAGATTGGCATCTCTATACGTATGGTATGAAATGGAGCGGCGAAGGATTGGCCAACAAAGTTCACTATCAACTCCCGGCCAAAAACATCCCCAAAAAACTCGAGGCGCTCATCACGGAAATTGCGCTCGACACGTACACCATTTTTGATTGTCATGATTATGGAAAGGTTGAGGTCAAAGTGGATGCGGACGGCAATCCTTATGTGATCGAACTCAACCCCAATCCGTGGCTCACTTTCAATGAAAACAGAGGGATTGTCGCGGCTTCGAAACTCGTGGGCATTGATTATGGCCCGCTTCTCGAAGAAATCATCCGCATGACCGTTGAATGGTATAAAAAATAA
- a CDS encoding vitamin K epoxide reductase family protein, whose product MVTISIKEALNASQRRGRVLLKWVQFINLLGFAIAAYLTYLHFNPTQEAVCHINDYLNCEVANSSSYSTLWGIPVAMLGLAAYLLLFEMGRAILKEKKWIRPIGLRSVKGILVGMFLLAGAGTLFSLYLTYVEFFILGALCVFCLAQQILIFLEVLLLGRILILNNRSQ is encoded by the coding sequence ATGGTTACAATTTCAATCAAAGAGGCCTTGAACGCGAGTCAAAGACGTGGCCGTGTTTTGTTGAAATGGGTACAATTCATCAATCTTCTCGGCTTTGCGATTGCCGCTTATTTAACCTATCTTCACTTCAATCCAACACAAGAAGCAGTCTGCCACATCAATGATTATTTGAATTGTGAAGTCGCCAATAGCAGCTCCTATTCGACCCTTTGGGGAATCCCGGTCGCAATGCTTGGACTCGCGGCTTATCTGCTTTTATTTGAGATGGGGCGAGCGATTTTAAAGGAGAAAAAATGGATTCGTCCCATTGGATTGCGCTCTGTAAAAGGGATCCTGGTCGGGATGTTTTTGCTCGCAGGCGCAGGAACGCTTTTTTCATTGTACCTGACGTATGTTGAATTTTTTATTTTGGGAGCCTTATGTGTTTTTTGTCTCGCGCAACAAATTTTAATTTTTTTGGAAGTTTTGCTTTTGGGGCGTATTTTGATATTAAATAATCGTTCTCAATAA
- a CDS encoding putative zinc-binding metallopeptidase, which produces MLKRPLILTALLAQFLFYSASPLVSVASAKDSTLSSLYSYAASEAAGSDREAQNQSGISGGFISLSIPYTTVGNVNVETLDWCENLVAKTFNILPEDQVAAVHNLTLSFDPDSRRGLAGGNTLILRCTGMGEDELVAVLLHEMGHVTDTGLLQNSDFTPVEKTSFDDRGTPVYTGDPSAEFYSISWENNSSFTSLETGFISGYAMTSPFEDFADTYAAYILHGPLFRFYAALNTDLKTKYEFMEEIVFDGVEFDLDNEKLPPIREANVRVYDITLKDFSLESFWMLSGVLGFKILESEDCWVPTRQPLEDSS; this is translated from the coding sequence ATGCTCAAACGCCCTCTCATTCTCACCGCCCTACTCGCTCAATTTTTATTCTATTCCGCTTCGCCGTTGGTGAGTGTGGCGAGTGCAAAAGATTCTACGTTATCTTCTCTTTATTCTTATGCGGCATCCGAAGCCGCCGGATCCGATCGTGAGGCCCAAAATCAATCAGGGATATCCGGCGGTTTCATTTCTCTTTCCATTCCTTATACCACCGTCGGAAATGTCAATGTTGAAACCCTGGATTGGTGTGAAAATCTCGTGGCCAAAACATTCAATATCCTTCCCGAAGATCAAGTGGCCGCCGTGCATAACCTGACTTTGAGTTTTGATCCCGATTCTCGACGCGGATTAGCCGGAGGAAATACCCTCATCCTTCGCTGTACCGGGATGGGAGAAGACGAATTGGTTGCGGTCTTGCTCCATGAAATGGGGCACGTCACAGACACCGGATTGCTCCAAAATTCCGATTTTACTCCTGTTGAAAAAACTTCATTTGACGACCGTGGCACTCCTGTGTATACTGGCGACCCTAGCGCGGAATTTTATTCCATCAGCTGGGAAAACAACAGTTCTTTTACATCACTTGAAACCGGTTTTATCTCGGGATATGCCATGACTTCTCCGTTTGAGGATTTTGCGGATACGTATGCCGCTTACATTCTTCACGGACCGTTGTTTCGTTTTTATGCCGCCCTTAATACCGATCTCAAGACCAAGTATGAATTCATGGAAGAAATTGTGTTTGACGGTGTGGAATTTGATCTCGACAACGAAAAGCTGCCTCCGATTCGGGAGGCGAACGTCCGCGTGTACGACATCACGCTGAAAGATTTCTCGTTAGAGTCATTTTGGATGCTCTCGGGCGTCCTCTGATTCAAAATTTTAGAGTCTGAGGATTGTTGGGTTCCGACTCGGCAACCCCTTGAAGATTCATCTTAG
- a CDS encoding CocE/NonD family hydrolase, translated as MEKRSIKILVLGLVTSLLLGAGVGAGVYFYTENISDVSPQVTLEEKGEMDGYDYEKFWIQNPTSGANLLATIRFPKLETGEKAPFILFVPGGTAPGNDLDQDPMGVQLLEKGYGVAYFDSDGRGQSEGEENYNGTLGQDGMHAVLVYLTSREEVDAERIGIVSFSYGITLASGMLARYADDPKVAFYIDWEGPSAREYTNMGCRSKENDTEGIAWKNCDDNEWWLEREAVDFLDKITVPYLRIQSEVDHVQKSNEHAITAINAATNGVSPWTRVNGSENPINTTYTMGNPPQWLPDRSGKSHVVEYVEEMAGMFF; from the coding sequence ATGGAAAAAAGATCGATAAAAATACTTGTTTTAGGATTAGTGACCAGTCTTTTACTCGGAGCCGGAGTGGGCGCAGGGGTTTATTTTTATACTGAGAATATTTCGGATGTGAGCCCGCAAGTCACGCTTGAAGAAAAAGGAGAGATGGATGGCTATGATTATGAGAAATTTTGGATTCAAAATCCCACCAGCGGAGCGAATTTATTGGCCACGATTCGTTTTCCGAAATTGGAAACCGGAGAAAAAGCCCCTTTTATTTTGTTTGTGCCCGGAGGAACGGCTCCGGGAAATGATTTGGATCAGGATCCAATGGGTGTTCAATTGCTGGAAAAAGGATATGGAGTCGCTTATTTTGATTCGGACGGACGCGGCCAAAGCGAGGGCGAAGAAAATTACAACGGGACTCTTGGCCAAGACGGTATGCACGCGGTTTTGGTTTATCTTACTTCTCGAGAAGAAGTGGATGCGGAACGGATCGGAATTGTGAGTTTTTCTTATGGAATCACCCTGGCTTCCGGAATGCTGGCGCGGTATGCCGATGACCCGAAGGTGGCATTTTACATCGATTGGGAAGGCCCGAGCGCTCGCGAATACACCAATATGGGATGCCGGAGTAAAGAGAACGACACCGAAGGCATTGCTTGGAAAAATTGTGACGATAACGAATGGTGGCTCGAGCGCGAAGCCGTGGATTTTTTAGATAAAATCACCGTCCCTTATTTACGGATTCAAAGCGAAGTGGATCATGTTCAAAAAAGCAATGAGCACGCGATCACGGCCATCAATGCCGCAACCAATGGAGTGTCTCCGTGGACCCGAGTGAATGGCTCCGAAAATCCAATCAACACCACTTACACTATGGGAAATCCACCCCAATGGCTCCCGGACCGCAGTGGCAAAAGCCATGTCGTGGAGTATGTGGAGGAAATGGCGGGGATGTTTTTCTAG
- the tig gene encoding trigger factor, with amino-acid sequence MKVTVSAPKKSEVTIRVEVDDSELKKHEAKAIAQLGKEVKISGFRPGKIPADILEKNIGPGVIRSYTIENALPHFYADAVIKEKVQVVARPQIKVVTESPFVFEAVVAVLPVVEISGYDKIKVKKEKVEVKDKDIDDLLNYFRKEHATNTIVDRPAKMGDRVEVDFDGFDPEGDVPLEGTASKNHPAILGEKTLIPGFEEELVGLKAEDEKTFEITFPKDYDIKKFQGKKVKFKVKVHLVQEVQLPEITKEWTKTMFGKEMDLEELKKMARENITKERERHEKERQENEFLDELLKLAKLDVPDALIEEEIDFIIDRLKMDLESRGLSWEQYEKYLESQKRDVRKDKRAAAEKQVRLRLVVHHLYKAEKIEATEAEVAARVEEMALAYPKEQQAKVKENCKKGNPGYVQVENILLLEKLLKKFNS; translated from the coding sequence ATGAAAGTCACTGTCTCCGCCCCCAAAAAGTCCGAAGTCACAATCCGTGTGGAAGTCGACGATTCCGAACTCAAAAAGCATGAAGCAAAAGCCATCGCTCAACTCGGGAAAGAAGTTAAAATTTCCGGATTCCGCCCCGGTAAAATTCCGGCCGATATTCTTGAAAAAAACATCGGCCCCGGCGTGATCCGTTCTTACACCATTGAAAACGCCTTGCCTCATTTTTATGCCGATGCCGTGATTAAGGAAAAGGTGCAAGTCGTGGCTCGCCCCCAAATCAAAGTTGTAACGGAGTCGCCGTTTGTGTTCGAAGCCGTGGTTGCGGTTTTGCCGGTGGTCGAGATTTCCGGTTATGACAAAATTAAGGTTAAAAAGGAAAAAGTGGAAGTCAAAGATAAGGATATCGATGATTTGCTCAATTATTTCCGCAAAGAACACGCCACCAACACGATTGTGGATCGTCCCGCCAAAATGGGGGATCGCGTGGAAGTGGATTTTGACGGGTTTGACCCGGAAGGAGATGTCCCGCTCGAAGGAACGGCCAGCAAAAACCATCCCGCAATTTTAGGAGAAAAGACTCTGATCCCGGGTTTTGAAGAAGAACTCGTGGGGCTCAAAGCCGAAGATGAAAAAACATTTGAAATCACATTCCCCAAGGATTATGACATCAAGAAATTCCAAGGGAAAAAAGTGAAATTCAAAGTAAAAGTTCACCTCGTCCAAGAGGTTCAGCTTCCCGAAATCACCAAGGAATGGACCAAAACCATGTTTGGCAAAGAGATGGATCTTGAGGAATTGAAGAAAATGGCTCGAGAAAACATCACCAAAGAACGCGAACGACACGAAAAAGAACGTCAAGAAAATGAGTTTTTGGACGAACTTCTCAAGTTGGCCAAACTGGATGTTCCGGATGCCCTTATCGAGGAAGAAATTGACTTTATCATCGATCGCCTTAAAATGGACCTTGAGTCAAGAGGATTGTCGTGGGAGCAATATGAGAAATATCTTGAAAGCCAAAAGCGAGATGTGAGAAAAGACAAACGTGCGGCCGCTGAAAAACAGGTTCGATTGCGCTTGGTGGTGCACCATTTGTACAAGGCGGAAAAGATTGAGGCCACCGAAGCCGAAGTGGCAGCACGCGTGGAAGAAATGGCCTTGGCCTATCCCAAAGAGCAACAAGCTAAAGTGAAAGAAAATTGTAAAAAGGGAAACCCGGGTTACGTGCAAGTTGAAAACATTCTCCTTCTGGAAAAGTTGCTCAAAAAATTTAATTCTTAA